In Myxococcales bacterium, a single genomic region encodes these proteins:
- a CDS encoding serine/threonine protein kinase, which produces MRLVQEGALIAGRYVVEGPLGEGSTAFVARARHVVLGQEVAIKFLLPEARGEGQRFLREAQNLAAMENVHLPRILDFGEGPTGPFMVMELLRGGSLADALRDTGPLAVAHAVDCILQACDALVEAHERGLVHRDLKPDNLVFDKPPGKGPGA; this is translated from the coding sequence ATGCGCCTCGTTCAAGAGGGAGCCCTCATCGCCGGACGTTACGTCGTCGAGGGGCCGCTTGGTGAAGGTTCGACGGCGTTCGTGGCTCGCGCTCGCCACGTCGTTCTGGGGCAAGAGGTGGCCATCAAGTTCCTGCTGCCCGAGGCGCGCGGCGAGGGGCAGCGCTTTCTGAGGGAAGCGCAAAACCTCGCGGCCATGGAAAACGTGCATCTTCCCCGCATCCTCGATTTTGGTGAGGGTCCGACGGGCCCGTTCATGGTCATGGAGCTCTTGCGGGGCGGCAGCCTCGCCGACGCGCTTCGCGACACGGGGCCACTAGCCGTCGCCCACGCGGTCGACTGCATTCTGCAGGCGTGTGACGCCCTTGTGGAGGCGCACGAGCGAGGCCTCGTTCATCGTGACCTCAAGCCCGACAACCTGGTCTTCGACAAGCCGCCGGGAAAGGGCCCCGGTGCCTGA
- the groES gene encoding co-chaperone GroES codes for MKIRPLGDHVVVKRMKEEEKSKGGIIIPDTAKEKPIEGVVVAVGNGKALKGGKVRPLDVKPGDRILFGKYSGNEVKVAGEEHLIISEGDILAVIEK; via the coding sequence ATGAAGATCCGTCCCCTCGGTGACCACGTCGTCGTCAAGCGCATGAAGGAAGAAGAGAAGAGCAAGGGCGGGATCATCATCCCCGACACCGCGAAAGAGAAGCCCATCGAGGGCGTGGTGGTTGCGGTGGGCAACGGCAAAGCGCTCAAGGGTGGCAAGGTTCGTCCCCTCGACGTGAAGCCCGGCGACCGGATCCTCTTCGGCAAGTACTCGGGCAACGAGGTCAAGGTCGCCGGTGAGGAGCACCTCATCATCAGCGAAGGCGACATCCTCGCGGTCATCGAGAAGTGA
- the groL gene encoding chaperonin GroEL (60 kDa chaperone family; promotes refolding of misfolded polypeptides especially under stressful conditions; forms two stacked rings of heptamers to form a barrel-shaped 14mer; ends can be capped by GroES; misfolded proteins enter the barrel where they are refolded when GroES binds) has protein sequence MSAKEILYNRGARSKILTGVNTLANAVKVTLGPKGRNVVIEKSFGSPVVTKDGVTVAKEIELHDKFENMGAQMVREVASKTSDKAGDGTTTATVLAQALYTGGLSLVEAGHNPMDLKRGMDLAVAAMTAEIKKLAVPTKDKQHIAQVGTISANGDAEIGNKLAEAMEKVGKEGVITVEESRTAETTLDIVEGMQFDRGFVSPYFVTDAEKMSAVLEDPYILITEKKIGTMHDILPILETAAREGKPLLILAEDIEGEALATLVVNKLRGLLKVCAVKAPGFGDRRKEMLKDIATLTGGQVIAEELGLKLENVTMKDLGRCKRVTVDKENTVIVDGVGEKEKIQARVTEIRKQIENTTSDYDKEKLQERLAKLAGGVAVIKVGAATETEMKEKKARVEDALHATRAAVEEGIVPGGGVALLRAAKVLEGMKLQGEQMFGLKLVRRAIEEPLRQIAKNAGHEGSVVVQKVMENTGNFGFNAQTEAYEDMVKAGVIDPAKVVRSALEFANSVAGLMLTTEAVVAEKPKKEKAGGGGGGGMGGMGGMGGMGGMGGMGGMGGDFDMD, from the coding sequence ATGAGCGCAAAAGAAATCCTCTACAACCGCGGCGCCCGCAGCAAGATCCTCACCGGCGTCAACACCCTCGCGAACGCCGTCAAGGTGACGCTCGGCCCCAAGGGTCGCAACGTCGTCATCGAGAAGTCTTTCGGCTCGCCCGTCGTCACCAAGGACGGCGTCACGGTGGCCAAAGAAATCGAGCTTCACGACAAGTTCGAGAACATGGGCGCGCAGATGGTCCGCGAGGTCGCCTCGAAGACGAGCGACAAGGCCGGCGACGGCACCACGACCGCCACCGTCCTCGCGCAAGCGCTCTACACGGGCGGCCTCTCGCTCGTTGAAGCGGGCCACAACCCGATGGATCTCAAGCGCGGCATGGACTTGGCCGTCGCGGCCATGACGGCCGAGATCAAGAAGCTCGCGGTCCCCACGAAGGACAAGCAGCACATCGCCCAGGTCGGCACCATCAGCGCCAACGGCGACGCCGAGATCGGCAACAAGCTCGCCGAGGCCATGGAGAAGGTCGGCAAGGAAGGCGTCATCACCGTCGAAGAGTCCCGCACCGCCGAGACCACGCTCGACATCGTCGAGGGCATGCAGTTCGACCGCGGCTTCGTGTCGCCTTACTTCGTGACCGACGCCGAGAAGATGTCTGCGGTCCTCGAGGACCCCTACATCCTCATCACCGAGAAGAAGATCGGCACGATGCACGACATCCTCCCGATCCTCGAGACGGCGGCCCGCGAAGGCAAGCCGCTGCTCATCCTCGCCGAGGACATCGAGGGCGAAGCGCTCGCGACGCTCGTCGTGAACAAGCTCCGTGGCCTGCTCAAGGTCTGTGCCGTCAAGGCGCCGGGCTTCGGCGATCGCCGCAAGGAGATGCTCAAGGACATCGCGACGCTCACCGGCGGTCAGGTCATCGCGGAAGAGCTCGGCCTCAAGCTCGAGAACGTCACGATGAAGGACCTCGGTCGCTGCAAGCGCGTCACCGTCGACAAGGAGAACACCGTGATCGTCGACGGCGTGGGCGAGAAGGAGAAGATCCAGGCCCGCGTCACGGAGATCCGCAAGCAGATCGAGAACACCACCAGCGACTACGACAAGGAGAAGCTCCAGGAGCGTCTTGCGAAGCTCGCCGGCGGCGTCGCCGTCATCAAGGTCGGTGCGGCCACCGAGACCGAGATGAAGGAGAAGAAGGCCCGCGTTGAAGACGCGCTCCACGCGACGCGCGCGGCCGTCGAAGAAGGCATCGTCCCCGGCGGCGGCGTCGCACTGCTCCGCGCGGCGAAGGTGCTCGAGGGCATGAAGCTACAGGGCGAGCAGATGTTCGGCCTCAAGCTCGTGCGCCGCGCCATCGAGGAGCCGCTCCGCCAGATCGCGAAGAACGCGGGCCACGAAGGCTCCGTTGTCGTGCAGAAGGTCATGGAGAACACCGGCAACTTCGGCTTCAACGCGCAGACCGAAGCCTACGAGGACATGGTCAAGGCTGGCGTCATCGACCCGGCCAAGGTCGTCCGCTCCGCGCTCGAGTTCGCCAACAGCGTGGCGGGCCTCATGCTCACCACCGAGGCCGTCGTGGCCGAGAAGCCGAAGAAGGAAAAGGCCGGCGGCGGCGGTGGCGGCGGCATGGGTGGAATGGGCGGTATGGGCGGTATGGGCGGCATGGGCGGTATGGGCGGCATGGGCGGCGACTTCGATATGGATTGA
- a CDS encoding methyltransferase domain-containing protein produces MTAAVQGAAAPAYAISRARFRLTLALAAASGFIALSYEIVWYRAFAFVSWGHPTVFGLLLAFYLLGVAVGAFASRPFCHPIKDAADEARALRSLSAFVLLANTVSFLVVPALGWFATKSWPPAFGLVALGAGLMGAVLPLLAHFGIAPDEKAGAAMSHVYLANILGSSAGSFATGFVFMDVWSTPRISTMLALVGFVMVGVLWALGAAGRPRTLGVAATAVGAVLCVAAAPKLYERLYERLLWKTKFHAGAKLVHVLENRHGVIAVNDYSQIYGGGAYDGAFNVSLVDDKNVIERAFAVQAMHPSPRRVLMIGLSSGSWAQVVANLAGVERMTVIEINPGYIELIAKFPAVRSVLANPKVDIVVDDGRRWLNRHPSERFDVIVMNTSYHWRAHTTNLLSREFLELARSHLLPGGIHYFNTTSSDEAQRTAATVFPHALRVINFIAVSDSPIPFDKARWRAALVDTRIDGKAPLDPAQRTDADLLSRFMQFADTIDGPSVFAGLERRDALLERTRGATLITDDNVGSEWKARFKFPVIGDE; encoded by the coding sequence TTGACGGCCGCGGTGCAAGGCGCGGCCGCGCCCGCCTACGCGATTTCGCGAGCGCGCTTTCGCCTCACGCTCGCGCTCGCGGCGGCCTCTGGGTTCATCGCGCTCTCGTACGAGATCGTGTGGTATCGCGCCTTCGCGTTCGTGAGCTGGGGACACCCCACGGTCTTCGGGCTCCTTTTGGCGTTCTACCTGTTGGGTGTCGCCGTCGGTGCCTTCGCGAGTCGCCCCTTCTGTCATCCCATCAAGGACGCCGCCGACGAAGCGCGCGCCCTAAGGTCGCTCTCGGCGTTCGTTCTCTTGGCGAACACCGTTTCGTTCTTGGTCGTGCCGGCTCTCGGTTGGTTCGCGACGAAGAGCTGGCCTCCGGCCTTCGGGCTCGTTGCGTTAGGGGCGGGCTTGATGGGCGCCGTGCTCCCGCTCCTCGCGCATTTCGGGATCGCCCCCGACGAGAAGGCCGGCGCGGCCATGTCGCATGTCTACTTGGCCAACATCCTCGGCTCGTCGGCCGGGAGCTTCGCCACCGGCTTCGTCTTCATGGACGTCTGGTCGACTCCCCGCATCAGCACGATGCTCGCGCTCGTTGGCTTCGTGATGGTCGGCGTGCTCTGGGCGCTCGGTGCCGCGGGCCGACCTCGCACGCTCGGCGTGGCGGCGACCGCGGTGGGTGCTGTCTTGTGCGTCGCAGCCGCACCGAAGCTCTACGAGCGGCTCTACGAACGGCTCCTTTGGAAGACGAAGTTCCACGCCGGCGCGAAGCTCGTGCACGTGCTCGAGAATCGCCACGGCGTCATCGCCGTGAACGACTACTCGCAGATCTACGGCGGCGGCGCCTACGACGGCGCGTTTAACGTCTCGTTGGTCGACGACAAGAACGTCATTGAGCGAGCCTTCGCGGTGCAGGCGATGCACCCCTCCCCTCGCCGCGTGCTCATGATTGGCTTGTCGTCGGGGTCGTGGGCGCAGGTGGTCGCGAACCTCGCGGGCGTCGAGCGCATGACGGTCATCGAGATCAATCCCGGCTACATCGAGCTCATCGCGAAATTCCCTGCCGTCCGCAGCGTCCTCGCGAACCCGAAGGTCGACATCGTGGTCGACGACGGGCGGCGCTGGCTGAACCGCCACCCGAGTGAACGGTTCGACGTCATTGTGATGAACACGAGCTACCACTGGCGGGCGCATACGACGAACCTCTTGTCTCGCGAGTTCCTGGAGCTCGCGCGCAGCCATCTTCTGCCGGGGGGGATCCACTACTTCAACACGACGTCCTCCGATGAAGCGCAGCGCACCGCCGCGACCGTGTTCCCTCACGCGCTTCGCGTCATCAACTTCATCGCCGTAAGCGATAGCCCGATCCCCTTCGATAAGGCGAGATGGCGCGCGGCGCTCGTGGACACCCGCATCGACGGCAAGGCTCCCCTCGACCCAGCGCAAAGGACCGACGCAGACCTCTTGAGCCGCTTCATGCAGTTCGCCGACACGATCGACGGTCCGTCGGTCTTTGCGGGGCTCGAGCGTCGCGACGCGCTCCTCGAGCGAACGCGAGGCGCGACGCTCATCACCGACGACAACGTGGGGAGCGAGTGGAAAGCCCGCTTCAAGTTCCCGGTCATCGGTGACGAGTAG
- a CDS encoding cyclic nucleotide-binding domain-containing protein: MKRFPKRTVLFREGDPGAEMYILGAGRVEIVKRIGGIEKTIAVLGPGEMLGELALLNDKPRTATAVAVDNVDALVLDRPMLESMIANQPEFTMRLIRRLADRLDMADGLVRVLMHPEPGARELVLQQAETAKAPMLDFEMEVQGEIAGDPARVKDMFFRLNRLRARLRESTPDAEEMPRPFTVPAKRKGPQ; the protein is encoded by the coding sequence ATGAAGCGGTTCCCGAAGAGGACGGTCCTCTTCCGGGAAGGCGACCCAGGCGCCGAGATGTACATTCTCGGCGCCGGACGCGTGGAGATCGTCAAGCGCATCGGCGGGATCGAAAAGACCATCGCCGTGCTGGGCCCCGGCGAAATGCTAGGCGAGCTCGCGCTCCTGAACGACAAGCCGCGAACCGCCACCGCCGTCGCCGTCGACAACGTCGACGCGCTGGTCCTCGACCGTCCGATGTTGGAGTCGATGATCGCGAACCAGCCTGAGTTCACCATGCGCCTCATCCGGCGCCTCGCTGACCGGCTCGACATGGCCGACGGGCTGGTCCGGGTCCTCATGCACCCCGAGCCGGGGGCCCGGGAATTGGTCCTCCAGCAGGCCGAGACGGCGAAGGCGCCGATGCTCGACTTTGAGATGGAGGTCCAGGGCGAGATCGCCGGCGACCCGGCGCGCGTCAAGGACATGTTCTTTCGGCTGAATCGCCTTCGCGCACGCCTGCGGGAGAGCACACCGGACGCGGAGGAAATGCCTCGTCCGTTCACCGTCCCGGCGAAGCGAAAGGGCCCGCAGTGA
- a CDS encoding Crp/Fnr family transcriptional regulator, with product MRASREFPVGEVLFREGDAGSEMYVIQSGRVRVTKKVAGGDFPIAMLGRGEFLGEMAILNNKPRTATATVVEPASCLVIDAKTLESMITNNSEIAMRLVKKLAARLDAADALVQILMHPDPKARVLMGLRRHAEAFGEQTEEGIRLDLPTSTLAREVGADVEQVDEVLARLRRLRIVSDDGGRVVISDIGRLLEFLEFIEMPRRFEA from the coding sequence ATGCGCGCCTCACGCGAGTTTCCCGTTGGGGAAGTGCTGTTTCGTGAGGGCGACGCCGGCAGCGAGATGTACGTGATTCAATCAGGGCGAGTCCGCGTGACGAAGAAGGTAGCTGGCGGGGACTTCCCCATCGCCATGTTGGGTCGTGGTGAGTTTCTAGGCGAAATGGCCATCCTCAACAACAAGCCCCGAACGGCAACGGCCACCGTCGTCGAGCCCGCATCGTGTCTCGTGATCGACGCCAAGACCCTGGAGTCGATGATCACCAACAACTCCGAGATCGCGATGCGTCTCGTGAAGAAGCTCGCGGCGCGACTCGACGCGGCCGACGCGCTGGTGCAGATCCTGATGCACCCGGATCCGAAGGCGCGCGTCTTGATGGGCCTTCGGCGACACGCTGAGGCCTTCGGAGAACAAACGGAAGAGGGCATCCGGCTCGATTTGCCCACCTCAACGCTCGCGCGGGAAGTTGGCGCCGACGTCGAGCAGGTCGACGAGGTGCTCGCGCGCCTCCGGAGGCTGCGCATCGTCTCCGACGACGGCGGCCGGGTCGTCATCTCCGACATCGGACGACTGCTCGAGTTCTTGGAGTTCATCGAAATGCCTCGCCGCTTCGAGGCGTGA
- a CDS encoding 3',5'-cyclic-nucleotide phosphodiesterase, translating into MELRIVGCHGGETPRHRTSAFVVDDRIAIDAGSLTSGLELKAQCALEAVLVSHAHLDHIRDLATIADNRVQNGCKPLLIAGARPTLGLLRKHFFNDKLWPDFSVIPSPEKPTIRYLEIKPGVVTDIAGYRVRAIPVSHTIDCFAFIVEGQKGGALAYSGDTGPTDRLWEVLNDVPDLRAMLMEVSFPNAEQRIATLSGHHTPQTLLTDLKKLHRHKELPFLLYHIKPSFQATVERECAKLKGCDLTIVNLGDQFVL; encoded by the coding sequence TTGGAGCTAAGGATCGTCGGTTGCCACGGTGGAGAGACGCCTCGTCACAGGACGAGCGCGTTCGTCGTGGACGATCGCATCGCCATCGACGCTGGCTCCCTCACGAGCGGCCTCGAGCTCAAGGCCCAGTGTGCTCTGGAGGCAGTGCTCGTCAGTCACGCGCACCTCGACCACATTCGCGATCTCGCGACGATCGCGGACAACCGCGTTCAGAACGGGTGCAAGCCGCTCCTCATCGCGGGCGCTAGGCCGACCTTGGGCCTCCTCAGAAAACACTTCTTCAACGACAAGCTGTGGCCCGACTTCAGCGTCATCCCATCGCCCGAGAAGCCCACGATTCGGTATCTTGAGATCAAGCCGGGCGTGGTGACCGACATCGCCGGCTACCGCGTGCGCGCGATCCCCGTAAGTCACACCATCGATTGCTTCGCGTTCATCGTCGAGGGTCAGAAAGGCGGGGCGCTCGCATACAGCGGCGACACCGGTCCGACGGACCGCCTCTGGGAGGTCCTGAACGACGTCCCGGACCTGCGAGCCATGCTGATGGAAGTCAGCTTTCCGAACGCCGAGCAGCGCATCGCGACGCTCAGCGGACACCACACGCCGCAGACGCTCCTCACAGACCTCAAGAAGCTACACCGCCACAAAGAGTTGCCGTTTTTGCTCTATCACATCAAGCCGAGCTTCCAGGCGACGGTGGAGCGCGAGTGCGCCAAGCTCAAAGGCTGCGACCTCACCATCGTCAACCTCGGCGATCAGTTCGTCCTCTAA
- a CDS encoding ATP-binding domain-containing protein, producing MATPDAPPPAEFAVPGLEGDPEGTRIVQDEARLLAMVQRVLFDADKKSVETLRARQGDDARLLELRDDVAVAKPEDLPALFEQMHHVGALRAQRGKGAEGAIDRQSPYFGHLRLDEGGKRRDVLVGSRSYVDTAAGIRIVDWRQAPVSRIFYRYMEGDDYEERLGDRLVEGEVVARRSVAIVGGELVRVTAPQGTFVRKADGRWDRVDVRSARLHTERRALGPKAALDSALPPARHEGRASAEGAVLDTHAPDRHPGTGGDKHLPAIASMLDAAQFDLITRPGMGIVAVQGSAGSGKTTVGLHRVAYLAFADPDRYRADKMLVVVPNDALLHYVKRVLPELGVEGVTLTTFARFSTRVLPLHLPKLPTRLSDDTPPVVVRAKTHPAMLRAIHRAVEALHLTLDAHVEASLARWPEGGVAIDAWRSTRPEKRDATDVETTPEQRVTAFAAWFAGRRKLGARAAAELPDVTRGAIEKLGHDLRRRAQAVLSTWDELLTSRPLLEETFQGAFPPQQIDRIHDWCVKQARIRADGERDGEIASIDLEDVPILLRIWQVVRGPLTGPDQAPLKFTHLFVDEVQDASPLELRVLLDLATKDRSITLAGDTAQRMLDDDDDRGEFDWQALLRELGHATTTLEPLKVSYRSTAEITKFARGVLGSLAHESEPIATRHGPPVELFHFSSAGEVVAFLADALKELARAEPYANVALVARFPQQADVYFEGLERAEVPRVRRVAKQDFTWDPGFDVTDVRQTKGLEFDEVVLLETTQASYPSSPQARHALYVGATRAAHQLWCTASEKPSLVVEEALRVDAPA from the coding sequence ATGGCCACCCCCGACGCGCCTCCGCCTGCTGAATTCGCGGTTCCCGGCCTAGAAGGCGACCCCGAAGGAACCCGCATCGTCCAAGACGAGGCGCGGCTGCTCGCGATGGTCCAGCGCGTTCTCTTCGACGCCGACAAGAAGAGCGTGGAGACCCTGCGGGCGCGGCAGGGGGACGACGCGAGGCTCCTCGAGCTTCGCGATGACGTAGCCGTCGCCAAGCCGGAGGACCTCCCCGCGCTCTTCGAGCAAATGCACCACGTGGGTGCGCTCCGGGCGCAACGGGGCAAAGGGGCAGAGGGCGCCATCGACCGCCAGAGCCCCTACTTCGGGCACCTGCGCCTCGATGAGGGCGGCAAGCGCCGCGACGTGCTCGTGGGCTCGAGGTCGTACGTCGACACAGCGGCGGGCATCCGCATCGTGGATTGGCGCCAAGCGCCCGTGAGCCGCATTTTCTACCGCTACATGGAAGGCGACGACTACGAGGAGCGGCTCGGCGATCGGCTCGTCGAGGGTGAAGTCGTCGCGCGACGCAGCGTCGCCATCGTCGGCGGTGAACTTGTTCGCGTCACCGCACCGCAGGGCACGTTCGTCCGGAAGGCCGACGGCCGCTGGGACCGCGTCGACGTGCGCTCCGCGCGCCTCCACACCGAGCGTCGCGCCCTCGGCCCCAAGGCCGCGCTCGACTCTGCACTGCCGCCGGCCCGCCACGAGGGACGCGCGAGCGCCGAGGGCGCGGTGCTCGACACACATGCCCCCGACCGCCACCCCGGCACCGGCGGCGACAAGCACCTGCCGGCCATCGCATCGATGCTCGACGCCGCCCAGTTCGACCTCATCACCCGGCCCGGCATGGGCATCGTCGCGGTGCAGGGGAGCGCCGGCAGCGGCAAGACAACGGTCGGGCTCCATCGGGTCGCGTACCTCGCCTTCGCCGACCCCGACCGCTACCGCGCCGACAAGATGCTCGTGGTGGTGCCCAACGACGCCCTCTTGCACTACGTCAAACGCGTGCTGCCAGAGCTAGGCGTGGAGGGCGTCACGCTCACCACGTTTGCGCGCTTCTCGACGCGCGTGTTGCCGCTGCACCTCCCGAAGTTGCCGACTCGGCTCTCCGACGATACGCCGCCGGTCGTCGTCCGCGCCAAAACGCACCCCGCGATGTTGCGGGCTATCCATCGCGCCGTGGAGGCCTTGCACCTCACGCTCGACGCCCACGTCGAAGCCTCGCTCGCTCGCTGGCCCGAAGGTGGCGTCGCCATCGACGCGTGGCGCAGCACGCGGCCCGAGAAGCGCGATGCCACCGACGTCGAGACGACGCCAGAGCAACGCGTGACGGCCTTCGCGGCGTGGTTTGCCGGGCGACGCAAGCTCGGCGCGCGCGCCGCCGCCGAGCTCCCCGACGTGACCCGGGGCGCCATCGAAAAGCTGGGCCACGACCTCCGCCGACGGGCGCAAGCGGTGCTGTCGACGTGGGACGAGTTGCTCACCTCGAGGCCGCTCTTGGAGGAGACGTTCCAGGGCGCATTCCCGCCGCAGCAGATTGACCGCATCCACGACTGGTGCGTCAAGCAGGCGCGAATCCGCGCCGACGGCGAGCGCGACGGCGAGATCGCCAGCATCGACCTCGAGGACGTGCCGATTCTGCTGCGCATTTGGCAGGTCGTCCGCGGGCCGCTGACAGGCCCCGACCAAGCGCCGCTGAAGTTCACGCACCTCTTCGTGGACGAAGTTCAAGACGCGAGCCCGCTCGAGCTGCGCGTCTTGCTCGACCTCGCCACCAAGGATCGCTCGATCACGCTCGCCGGTGACACGGCGCAACGCATGCTCGACGACGACGACGACCGTGGTGAGTTCGACTGGCAGGCGCTCTTGCGCGAGCTGGGTCACGCCACCACAACGCTGGAGCCCCTAAAGGTCAGCTACCGCTCGACGGCGGAGATCACCAAGTTCGCGCGCGGCGTCCTCGGCTCCCTTGCTCACGAGAGCGAGCCCATCGCGACCCGCCACGGCCCGCCCGTCGAGCTCTTCCACTTCAGCTCGGCCGGCGAGGTCGTTGCCTTCTTGGCCGACGCGCTGAAGGAGCTCGCGCGGGCCGAGCCCTACGCCAACGTGGCGCTCGTGGCCCGCTTCCCGCAGCAGGCGGACGTCTACTTCGAGGGCCTCGAGCGAGCCGAGGTGCCGCGCGTTCGGCGCGTGGCGAAGCAAGACTTCACCTGGGACCCGGGCTTCGACGTGACCGACGTCAGGCAGACGAAGGGGCTCGAGTTCGACGAGGTGGTGTTGCTCGAGACGACTCAGGCGAGCTACCCGAGTTCACCGCAGGCAAGGCACGCGCTCTATGTCGGCGCCACACGGGCCGCGCACCAACTTTGGTGCACCGCCAGCGAAAAGCCGAGTCTCGTCGTCGAGGAAGCGTTGCGCGTCGACGCGCCGGCGTAA
- a CDS encoding Hpt domain-containing protein, translating to MQIEMHFYFFVVLALLAVFANPQVILAASATVALHHLALWFVQPRSVFNYDAPLWVVLVHALFIVMEAVGMCFVARSFFDNVIGLDRIVRQRTAALDDHARYLKLVLDNTEEALLLVDGRLRVLDTGAARTQDWLGEFAAGDHFGAVLGRADPLFGEQFRAAWGQVEDGFLPLPLLLDQLPFRLSLGGRQLDVRLRCVTEGADEGRFLVVLRDVTLLLEREGAERERSESLALVERVMTDRQGLVEFLAEGDEIMSALMASRGGDQILLARALHTLKGNAAVFGLTAVAERCHVIETELLEEERQPSDANVEALLTQWTRFATKAEVLMSRHESVEMTRPEYDAIVASAEGGQVSETLARLRELRLEPVMPRLLHFKQQAQLLASRLGKERVTVIVEDCALRVEPHRWVRVWGALVHLVRNAIDHGIESSDERAELGKKPDACVWLRARAVGPDLAVEVEDDGRGIDWERVRQKALAAGRPAGSALELEGALFADGLSTRDEVTETSGRGVGLSALKAAVEASGGRVEVSSKAGKGTLFRVLLPSALERPPTTRRSLVPGRTSAFPAAAQA from the coding sequence GTGCAGATCGAGATGCACTTCTACTTCTTCGTCGTTCTCGCGTTGCTCGCCGTCTTCGCCAATCCTCAGGTGATCCTCGCGGCATCGGCGACGGTAGCCCTCCATCACCTCGCGTTGTGGTTCGTGCAGCCGCGGAGCGTCTTCAACTACGACGCGCCCCTGTGGGTCGTGCTTGTTCACGCGCTCTTCATCGTTATGGAAGCCGTGGGGATGTGTTTCGTGGCCCGGAGCTTCTTCGACAATGTCATTGGCCTCGACCGCATCGTGCGGCAGCGCACCGCCGCGCTCGACGACCACGCGCGCTACCTCAAGCTCGTATTGGACAACACGGAGGAGGCGCTTCTCTTGGTGGACGGTCGACTGCGAGTTCTGGATACCGGCGCCGCGCGGACACAGGATTGGCTCGGCGAGTTCGCTGCTGGGGACCATTTCGGCGCGGTCCTCGGGCGCGCAGACCCGCTCTTCGGGGAGCAGTTTCGCGCCGCGTGGGGCCAGGTCGAGGATGGCTTCCTGCCGTTGCCACTCCTGCTCGATCAGCTGCCGTTTCGCTTGAGTCTGGGGGGTCGCCAGCTCGACGTTCGTTTGCGATGCGTAACGGAAGGCGCCGACGAAGGTCGTTTCTTGGTCGTCCTGCGAGACGTGACGCTGCTGCTCGAACGTGAAGGTGCCGAACGCGAGCGATCGGAGAGTCTCGCGCTCGTGGAGCGCGTCATGACGGACCGTCAGGGGCTCGTGGAGTTTCTCGCCGAGGGCGACGAGATCATGAGCGCCCTTATGGCATCGCGCGGCGGGGACCAGATCCTCTTGGCCCGAGCGCTCCACACGCTCAAGGGCAACGCGGCCGTCTTCGGACTCACCGCCGTCGCGGAACGGTGCCACGTGATCGAAACCGAGCTCCTCGAAGAGGAGCGTCAGCCGTCCGATGCCAACGTGGAGGCGCTTCTGACGCAGTGGACGAGGTTTGCCACGAAGGCCGAGGTGCTCATGAGCCGCCACGAAAGCGTCGAGATGACGCGCCCGGAATACGACGCCATCGTCGCGAGTGCCGAAGGCGGACAAGTCAGCGAAACGCTGGCGCGGCTGAGGGAGCTGCGGCTCGAACCGGTCATGCCGCGGCTCCTGCACTTCAAGCAGCAGGCGCAGCTTCTCGCGTCGCGCCTCGGTAAGGAACGAGTGACGGTCATCGTCGAGGACTGCGCGCTTCGGGTGGAGCCCCATCGCTGGGTACGGGTTTGGGGTGCGTTGGTCCACCTCGTGCGCAACGCCATCGACCACGGTATCGAGTCGAGCGACGAGCGCGCAGAGCTTGGCAAGAAGCCCGACGCTTGCGTGTGGCTTCGCGCCCGCGCCGTCGGACCGGATCTAGCCGTGGAGGTTGAGGATGACGGTCGCGGCATCGATTGGGAGCGCGTTCGGCAGAAGGCGCTCGCGGCGGGGCGGCCGGCAGGGTCAGCCCTTGAGCTTGAGGGTGCGCTCTTCGCGGATGGTTTGTCTACGCGAGATGAGGTCACAGAGACCTCCGGCCGCGGCGTCGGTCTCTCGGCGCTGAAGGCGGCCGTGGAGGCCTCTGGGGGGCGCGTCGAGGTTTCGTCCAAAGCCGGCAAAGGAACGCTGTTTCGCGTGCTGTTGCCCTCCGCCCTCGAGCGGCCTCCGACGACCAGGCGCTCCCTAGTTCCTGGGCGAACTTCGGCGTTTCCGGCGGCCGCGCAGGCGTGA